A region of the Chryseobacterium cucumeris genome:
TGATTATTATTAATAATTTTAATGAGTATAAGTCCCTTGAAGGGCAGATGTTAGGTGATTCTGACTGGCATACAATAAGTCAGGATCAGATCAATAGATTTGCCGATGCAACACAGGATCACCAGTGGATTCATACGGATCAGGAAAAGGCAGAAAAAGAAGGCCCTTTTCAATCAACCATTGCTCACGGGTATTTAACATTATCCCTGATTCCCTATCTCTGGAAACAGATTGCAGATGTGAGAAATGTAAAAATGGAAATCAATTACGGAATAGAAAACCTTAAGTTTGGAGAAGCTGTCCCTGTAAATAGTGAAGTAAAACTGCAGGCAACCGTAAAATCTGTGGTTAACCTCAGGGGAACTGTGAAAGCAATTGTGGAGGCCAGACTCCTGATCAAAGATCACATAAAACCAGCTTATACAGGGGATGTTATTTTTCTTTATCACTTTAAGGATTGATTTGTTTTTGAGTGTGTAAAAGGTTGGTATTTAATGTTTTCTTAGTTAATGAGCCACCATCTGGTCGAGTCTGTAAATAAATTCTTCAATTTCTATTTGCCTGGCATTGGCAAAACCTTTATCGGTACCGATTTTTATAAACCCACATTTTTCCAGAACTTTTTGTGAACCTAGATTATCAAAAGCAACACGGCCAAAAACAGGTCTTGTGGTTTCCGTGCTTGATGGTCACTATTATGTCGTACGTACAAATGCCTATAGGCTACAGTAAAAATACCCGGCTTCAAAATCGGAAATTTATACCCTAAAATCCGTTCTTTTTTCACCGTTACTTTGGTATGTTCAAAAGAAGCTTCGAAACCCTGAACAACGGCAGTATCCGAAAAGCCAGCAAAAGAGTAGGAACCATACCCAATATTATTATCATGAAAAATCCAGAAAATGTTGCTCCCTTTGTAGAAGCATCACAAATTATTACAGAACTGAAAGACAGAGCCAATGATATTCTTGCCAGTGTTTTAAGTACAGAACTGTCTGCGATCACCATCAATGGAAAAGGAAATTTCCCTTACTACTGGCAGGATCCGTCTAACCTGAAGTTTAATAAAAAAACTTACGACTGGATATCTTCCAATCTCAGAGCCAATACTGAGCCGGTACAGCTGGATCAGGTATTTACCAATTACTTTATTGATGCTTTCTCAAAAGTCAACTATTCTCTATCTGTAGAAGATACAGCTGTGCTGAATGACGCCCATACAAGAGCTACAGATCAGCAAATGGCCTTGCTCAATGCCTGGGTGGCCGCTTATAATACGCTTCCTCCTGCTACTGACACCATGCAGCCTATTGATATTATTATGGATAAAATCGCTACAGAATGGGCGAATCCCGCTACTACTTTGTACCAGATTCAGAAAAGCGATAACCTTGATGCTTTACTGAATAAGACACCGGCGAGCGGAAAACCTATTATCCCGGTATTAGCCAGTTATCTGGATGCGCTGGGGGCTACCATATCCTTGCAGAACAATGTGACAATGAATAATGGATACTTATCCAAAGCCTTAAAGAATGTACAGAATCCTAAAAAGGAAAATGGCGGACTGCTGCTGAATGACGACAGTATCTTACCGGCTTTTGAGGTGACCACTCCGCTTGACCAGATTTTAAATGGTCTTAAAAATACGTCTCAGACCGCTCAGATCGATATGGAAGTAAGCCGTGAATCTGATAGCCGTTTCCGTGTTTCCGTAGAGGGAAAAACGGGTTTTTCTATTCCTATCTTTGATTTCTTTACTTTAGGAATTGGAGGCAATGCGAACTATTTCAGTGAAAATATTGCGACAAGCAAAAACTCCATCAAAATATCAATGATGTTTACAGGAGTTACCCTGGTAAACTTTGGACCAAAAGATTTTAATATTGCCGGCAATATGTACTGGGCATGGTTTGACCCTATCCGTAAAGCACAGATCAACAGCAGAGACAAAGAGGAAGAAAAACATATCTCGGGATACAAATTTTCTCCGGATCCGGGAATGAAATTCGGACCTGAAGGACCTTTCGGTTTACTGAACGGGGTGGCCATTTCCAATTATCCTACGGTAGAAATCACCGTAACAGGTGAAGATTATAAAAGTATTCAGAAAACCTTTGAACAGTCTTCTTCTGCTACGCTTTCTTTCTTGGGAATTCCTTTGGCAAGC
Encoded here:
- a CDS encoding MaoC family dehydratase; the encoded protein is MIIINNFNEYKSLEGQMLGDSDWHTISQDQINRFADATQDHQWIHTDQEKAEKEGPFQSTIAHGYLTLSLIPYLWKQIADVRNVKMEINYGIENLKFGEAVPVNSEVKLQATVKSVVNLRGTVKAIVEARLLIKDHIKPAYTGDVIFLYHFKD
- a CDS encoding lamin tail domain-containing protein, coding for MFKRSFETLNNGSIRKASKRVGTIPNIIIMKNPENVAPFVEASQIITELKDRANDILASVLSTELSAITINGKGNFPYYWQDPSNLKFNKKTYDWISSNLRANTEPVQLDQVFTNYFIDAFSKVNYSLSVEDTAVLNDAHTRATDQQMALLNAWVAAYNTLPPATDTMQPIDIIMDKIATEWANPATTLYQIQKSDNLDALLNKTPASGKPIIPVLASYLDALGATISLQNNVTMNNGYLSKALKNVQNPKKENGGLLLNDDSILPAFEVTTPLDQILNGLKNTSQTAQIDMEVSRESDSRFRVSVEGKTGFSIPIFDFFTLGIGGNANYFSENIATSKNSIKISMMFTGVTLVNFGPKDFNIAGNMYWAWFDPIRKAQINSRDKEEEKHISGYKFSPDPGMKFGPEGPFGLLNGVAISNYPTVEITVTGEDYKSIQKTFEQSSSATLSFLGIPLASVKESTYSSSFSVDQSKSTIKITLSPPPSLVAGNNRDSIAWVLGAIVDYPAEVSDDVELLNNEELVAKGAYPNYQLYKDNFGTTYCSVKKVKSHAVGATWVSECLAAHPGTSPAGKPWTSPKQSGVIWP